The Rouxiella sp. WC2420 region CACACCCCATTCCTGTTCACTAAAGAAATCGACTGCTCGAGCCCTTATTTATACAAAGCAGTCACTACTGGCCAAACTCTGAAATCGGCCGAGTTTAAATGGTACCGCATCGATTCTTCAGGTGAGGAAGTGGTGTATTACACAACCAAGCTCGAGAACGTGAAACTGGTGAAAGTCTCGCCAAAAATGCACGACACCAAAGATCCTGCCTTTGAAAAACATAACCATCTTGAACTCATTGAATTACGTTACGAAAAAATCACCTGGACCTATAAAGACGGCAACATTATTCACTCTGACTCCTGGAACGAACGCGCAACTGCGTAAAACCTCACAGCAGACGATTCGTCGTCTGCTGCTTTTATTGTTGGCAAAACGGCTCAATCAGGTCTTTTTGCCAACAGCGGAATAATTCGGACATCGACCCTATGGGCCTGGGTTCCTGCAAAGGAAAGGCTACGGGCGGTAGCGTATTCAAAAAGGAATACAGTGTGGAAAATCAGTCAGCCGATCTACTCCGTCGCCTTAACCCCTACTGTGCAAAAGCACTTGAAGCGGCCGCCACTCTCTGCCATAACCGCGCCCACGCCGAGATAACCATTGAGCATTGGCTTCTGAAACTGTTGGAATTAGGCGAGGGTGATATCACCGTTTTGGCCCGCCGCTATGAATGGAATATGGACAACCTTTGGCAAAATCTACTAACCCATCTCGACCAACTCGCGCATTCGATAAACTCCCCGCCGATTTTATCCGAGTCATTGAATGCGCTGATGCAGTCTGCATGGCTGACGGCTTCATTACAGGACAATGCCAAACATATCCGTAGCATACATCTACTGAAAGCATTAGTTTCACAACCGCAGTTGCTGCGCAGTGAAGGGACATGGCCGCTATTCAGTCTAAGCTCTGCCCAAATAACGCGCCTTTTACCTTTACTAAACCAACAATCGGATGAGCGCCCAGAATTACAGCAGCCAGCAGATTTAATTGTTCCCTTTGCCTCGCAACATGAACTCTCACCGCACACCAGTATAAATAGGCTGAACTTAAACGAGTCTCAGCAGGCAATATTAAACAAGTTCACCGTAGACATCACGGCAAAAGCCAAAGCTGGGCAGATTGATCCGATCTTTGGCCGCGATACCGAGATCCGTCAGATGATCGACATCCTATCACGGCGTCGTAAAAACAATCCCATTTTGGTGGGGGAGCCGGGAGTGGGCAAGACAGCGTTGGTCGAAGGCCTCGCACTACGCATTATTGAGGGGAATGTGCCGGAAAGTTTAAAATCGATTAGCCTGCGCACTTTAGATCTTGGTCTATTGCAGGCGGGTGCAGGCGTCAAAGGTGAGTTCGAACAGCGTCTGAAGAATGTGATCGAAGCGGTGCAGCAATCACCAGCGCCAATTCTGCTGTTTATCGATGAAGCCCATACTATTATTGGTGCAGGCAATCTGGCCGGTGGCGCAGACGCGGCAAACCTGCTGAAACCCGCTTTGGCACGGGGAGAATTACGTACTATTGCTGCCACGACCTGGTCTGAGTACAAACAGTATTTTGAACGCGATGCCGCTCTGGAACGCCGATTCCAGATGGTCAAAGTGGATGAGCCTGACGACGCAAAAGCCAGCATGATGCTGCGTGGTTTGAAAAGTCGCTACGCTCAGCATCATGGTGTACATATTCTTGATAACGCGATAATCGCTGCAGTTAACCTTTCACGCCGGTTTCTCACTGGCCGACAGCTGCCTGACAAAGCTATCGATCTACTAGATACCGCAGGCGCGAGGGTGCGCATGAGTATAGATGCCCAGCCGGAAGCACTGACGCAGATTAACTCCGGGCTTGCGGCGCTGGAGATGGAACGACAAGCCATCGAACAGGATAAACGGCTAATGCCTGATCGAGGATGTTCCCGCCTGAAAGAGATTGATCAGCGCCATATGGAATTGACTACTGAGCAGCAGACCGCCGAGCAACAATATAAAGAAGAAAAACGCCTAATTTCTTTGATTATTGAAGCCCGTAAGCAACCTGCGGACCCCGGAATTTTAAAAAAACTGCAACAGCAGTTAAGCGATACTCAAGGGAATAATCCCCTGTTATCGCTCGACGTTGATGCTCGCACCGTCGCCACAGTGATTGCGGACTGGACCGGTATTCCGCTCGGCAGCCTGCTAAAAGATGAGCAAAGTGATTTGCTACTATTGGAAAGCCATCTTGCCGAAATTGTTATAGGCCAGGATGCGGCGCTAACGGCAATGGCCCAACGCCTGCGTGCAGCTAAAACCGGATTGACCTCAGAGAAGGGTCCATTAGGGGTATTTTTGTTAGTGGGTCCCAGCGGCGTAGGTAAAACCAAGACTGCGGCAGCGTTGGCCGAGACTCTCTTTGGTGGCCAAAAATCATTGATAACTATCAATATGTCGGAGTATCAGGAGGCTCATACCGTTTCTCAACTTAAAGGCTCGCCCCCGGGTTATGTCGGTTATGGGCAAGGGGGCATCCTCACCGAAGCCGTTCGCAAACGTCCTTACAGCGTGGTGCTGCTTGATGAAGTCGAGAAAGCGCATAGTGACGTTATTAATCTTTTTTTTCAGGTCTTCGACAGAGGAATAATGCGTGACGGCGAAGGGCGCGAAATTGATTTTCGTAATACTGTGATTCTAATGACAGCTAATTTAGGCAGCGACCGATTGATGCAACGGCTCGATGACCAGCCGGAGTCAACCCACAGTAATTTGCACGAACTTATTCATCCGATACTGCGCAACCATTTTCAGCCGGCTCTTCTTGCTCGTTTTCAGACCCTAATCTATCGGCCGCTTAACGCCGACGCGCTTCGCAACATTGCTGAAATAAAATTGAGGCAGATTACAAAACGTCTGAACAAACATTATGGCCTGCAATGCATCATTCAAGATCGTCTCTACGATACTTTGGTTGCCGCCTGCCTTCTGCCTGATGCTGGGGCGCGAAACATCAATAACCTACTAAATCAACAAATTCTGCCAGTGCTGAGTCAACAACTATTAAGCCGTAAGCCAACTCAGTGGAAATCCTCCTTGCTAACTCTTGGCTGGTGTGAGGAGCAAGGAATAACGTTAGAGTTTGAAAATCAGTCTGAAAATATGTAACAGCCGAGTCTATAACACGCCACTCCTTAATAAAAAAACATCAAGGCCATACGGGGAAATCAATAGTGAACTCATTGTCTGAACTCACAGGAATCACACTTAATCGTTATACTTTGAATATTCCCTCTTGCCCTCACGAACTGGACGTTGAGGACTTTAATGGCTTGGAGCAACTTAGCGCCCTTTATCATTACACTATTCGTTTTACAACTTTCCATACAGATTTAAATCCCGAATCATTATTAAATAAACCAGCAACGTTGACTATGGGTGTTGGAGGGCTGCTCAATCCATTAACAGGAAAGATAGTTCATGGTGTTATCACTAGTTTTCAGCGCATAATGGGTACTCGTGATCAGGTTAAATATGAAATCATCATTGAGCCGTTCCTCGCGCTATTAAATAAACAATTCCGTACTCATCGATTCTTTGTCAATAAATCTGTACCAGACATTATAGAGCTGGTTCTTAAAGAGCACGGCCTTAAAAGCTGGGAGTATGCTTTTACACTCAAGCAAAACTACCCTAAGCGCGAGCAGATAAATCAATATCAGGAAAGCGACTTTGCCTTTATTGAACGGTTGCTTTCCGAGGTGGGAATATTTTATTTCTTTACCCTACAGCCGGATACTCAGACCGAAGTTGTGCATTTTGCAGATAAACAAAGTGCATATCAGTTTGGTAAATCTCTGCCATTGAGCAACCCTTCAGGGATGAATGACAGCGGCGTTGATTCTATTTGGGGTTTAAATGTACGGCACGGTGTCGTGCAAGCCAGCGTAATCGCCAAAGACTACAACCATCGTAAAGCCCATAAATTATTGCAGTCTACCAATGCCGATATCACTGGCGGCGAGAGGGCTGGAATAACTTATGGCGAGGCTTATCACTATAAGCCCAGGCATCTGGAAGTGGGTGAAAAAACTCAGCCAGCAGCCGAAACCGCTAATTTCTTTGCCCTGCTGGATCACGAACGATTTTTATGTGCTCAGACTTTAATTACTGCAATCAGTACTGATTCAAATCTACAGCCGGCCCAGGTATTAACCGTGACTGATAGGTTAATACCTTCATCCCTGCCAGACTTGCTTTCCTTGCCAATGGTGCTCATACGCACCGGGTTTAGCGCGAGTCGAAAGGATGCTTTGAAAGTGACTATTGCCGCCGTGCCTTACAGTGAAACCCTATGCTGGCGGCCACAACTTAAACCTCGGCCCATCGTCAGCGGAACCATGGCTGCGCGTGTAACGAGTGCAAAGAATAATGATATTTACGCCTGGCAAGATGCATTGGGCATGTATCGGGTAAAATTTGATGCAGACTGTGATAATAAGCCTCAGGGGCAAGAAAGCATGCCGCTACGTCTCGCTAAACCTTACGGCGGCGATTTATATGGGCTTCATTTTCCACTGATCCAAGGAACAGAAGTGGCAATAGCTTTCCACGATGGCGATCCCGATCGCCCTTATATTGCCCATGTTCTGCATGACTCACGCCATACCGACCACGTCACTGAAACAAACAACACTCGTAATATCATCCGTACCCCTGCTTTTAACAAGCTGCGGATGGAAGATAAGCGCGGCGAAGAACATATAAAACTAAGCACAGTATATGGCGGCAAAACCCAGCTTAACCTTGGCCATATTGTTGATAAAGAAAGAAAGTTACGAGGCGAAGGTGCGGAGCTCCGCTCGGATGACTGGGTCAGCATCCGAGGAGGTAAAGGGCTGTTATTGACGGCAGATGTACAGCCCAATGCCGGAAAAAAAATGCTGGAAATGGACAGTGCCATTGAACAGCTTGAACAGGCCTTGACGCTGGCCAGGAATTTGCAGGTCGCGGTTAAGACAGCAAAGGCATCACTGGCCGATATGGATAGCCAAAAGTCACTCAATGAAGCTTTAAAATATATGAAGATGCCCGGCCTTCTGGCTCATGCGCCTGCGGGCGTGGGTATTGTTAGCCTTTCTGCTGTTCGCCTTGCCTCCGGAGGTGAAAGCGTTGCCGTGATGTCAGGAAAAAATACTGATATTAGCGCTGTTAAATCTTTTACGGTTGCTGCTGGCGATGCTGTCAGCCTGTTTGCTCGAAATGCAGGTATGCAGCTCTTCGCCGGAAATGGCAAAGTTGATATTCGGGCCCAGGGCGATGCTCTTAATACCTCTGCCAAGAAAGATGTGACTATCAGTAGTTCCGAGGGGAAAATCACGATAAATGCCAATCAGGAGTTGGTGCTGCTTTGTGGCGGCTCCTATATAAAATTTAGCGGAGGAAATATTGAACTTGGCTGCTCAGGTAATATTTTTCTTAAGGCCACCAACGTGATAAAAACAGGTCCGTCGACTATGGAGACATTGCCGATAACATTCCCTTCAGGATATGAAGATGAGGCTCAATGAAAATATATCAAATCCAAATAGCTATCGCTAATTAACTATTAAAAATCAACAAACAATACCTTAATAAAAATACCCCCCTTGGTTAATTACCCTTATTAGCTTAAAAGAACTTCACTTCACATACTTTGCCGTAATTAATTAATAACAGAAGACTTAAAGGATAACTATGGGCTGGCAAAAGGCTGAGACCATAACACCGAAACTACCCACCGCGCCCTTATTCCTTTTATGGCTACTGGCGGGAGTCATGGCAGTATTTAGTGGAGTACTGCTATTTATTCTACATGCATCAGAGTTAATTGAACTACTGACCAGAGTTGATATCTGGTGGCTATCAATTACCCCACCTGCGGCCTGGCTACTGCTATTTAGTTTTCGTTGTTGGCTGTGGGGCAAGAAAGTCGATGAATATAAATTTTTCCAGCAGGAAGCAAAGTTTGGACATCAGCAGTGGCAGGCTTGGTCGGAACGCCACCTTGTTATTCTTGGCAGTAGTATTTCATTACCTGACAGCATTACTGCCGAAACTATCTGCAATGGCTCGGCGAACGATATCCCCTGGCAGATGGGCTGCTGTCGGCGGCTTGCTGATTTGCCACTCAGTGATGCGGCAACCATCAATTTGTGCATTTCGGGTATTAAAAATGAGTTAAATAATTTACCGGTCCATCTGCCTCTCGCAGTTACCCTCGTAACTGATTTGGACTCCAGTGCGATGACTCAGGCTTTGGTCATGCTTTGGCCAACGCTTTTCCACCAGCATAAAGTCCCCGATGAAATTATCGCCACCAGCGCCTTATCAATGAATTGGGTTGAAGAACGCCTGAAACAGCCTGTTAAGAATGTCCATTTAATCCTGATAATACAGTTAAATGGTGAAGCGTCTTATTCCGATGGGTTGGCTGCACTGCTGCTGACCAGTGATGACGTAGTGAACAAATACCGGTTGCCTGCCCAGGTACGCCTGCTACGCCCGATGCCTCTAAATATGTTGTTGTTTCAACAAGAAATCTCCCTGTTTATTAAAACCCAGACCGCCGCCCGCCATACATCTCGCATACTCGGGGATGCCCGGAAATGGGAGGATTTTTCAGCAGATCTTTCTGCTCTCAGTTCTATCCATGGAACTCTCTGGCAAGTTACTGAAAACGAATTGCTGGAAAAATGGTGCGGCATAGCCGGACCTTCCTCGCCCTGGTTATTAACTGCGCTCGCGGCAGAACTGGCCAATCTCCGCGATGAGTCACTATTGATGCTTTGCTCTTCGGGGCAGGAGCATTTTGTCAGTACCGTCACATTAGGAAGTGAAAATGAGCACATCGGGTAATTGGCTCGGTCGCACGGGGCGTTTAGCATTAATACTGGCAGGAATTGCCGTTATTTGGGCGCTGATCAACCATTACGGCCCAAGCATAGGCATTACTACCGCAACAGAAAAAATACTAACAATGACTTGCGCATGTCTGTTGCTTGCCATTACACGTTATTTTCTTTCTATATCATTGAATGTAAAAGAGATATATTACCGCCGCAAAGCCAGACAGGATCACAACTTGCCTCAGGAAGAATCGCGTCTTGCTCAAACAGCGCAACATCACGAAACCCTGACGAGATTGTTTCTGGCTCAACGCGATAACTACGGGCGGTTTTGGCCCCGTAAGGTACAAATTCTGCTGCTTACTGGCAGCACTGCCGACGTGGAACTTCTCGTGCCGGGACTGACCTCGCAATTATGGCAGGAGGGGAATCGCACAATATTGCTTTGGGGTGGCGAACCTTCAACGTCATTAGACTCTGACTGGTTCAATGCTTTACGTGCTTTACGTCGTCGACCGTTGGACGGCATAGTTTGGGTGACATCAGCTTTAACGCATTATGCAAAAACCGAAGGTGGAGAGCCATACCAACCCATTCTACCTGATACCATGGATGCCATAGCGCAAGGGTTTTCTAATCTTTACCAACGGCTCGGCTGGCGACTGCCGCTGTATGTCTGGTCCTTGCAATCAATTAAAGATAATGACGCCGATCGCGTTACTCAATCTGTCGGCTGTTTGCTGCCAGCCGGATGCAATCCACAGGAGCTGGGCGTTCGGCTAGCCGAACTTGTACCCACTTTAATTGAGCGAGGGATCCAGCAGGTTAGCGACCGTACTCAACATTTATTCCTGTTAAAGTTGGCAGACCTGTTAGCGCATCGTTCAGGCTTCATTGCAGAACCGCTGTCGGCATTAATTAACCCTTATCGCCCTTCTCCACTCGCTGGCGTTATTTTTAGTCCTGCATCATTCAACACAAAACGTAGCGTAAAACATCATTGGCAAAAAGATAAGCGCTGGGATGTGTTGATTGATTCTCTTTGCTCATTACCCACTGGGCTGGCTGCAAAAAAGCGGGGATTTGTATGGGGTAAAATGCTGAGAATCATCATTGCAGCAGCAATGCTGCTTTGGGCCGTAGGGATGGTGCTCTCATTCACGGTTAACCGTCACGCCGTGATCAACAGCTCAGCGCAGGTCAAGCTAGCAGCCAATACGATTCACTCCGTTTCGGAACGTCTACATGCGCAGCTTGATGTGCAGAAAATACTCGACAGCCTGCAGTATCGCCAACTGAAGGGTTCGCCATGGTATAGCCGCTTTGGACTAAGCCAGAATGATACTTTACTGACGGCACTTTGGCCGCATTATGAAGCCAGCGGCCTTCCTCTTATTCGTGACGCAGTTGCGCTTCATTTAGAAGAAAATCTCAATTTTTTGGCTCGACTCCCCGTTGCCGCCTCACCACGTGATCAACCATTGCAGGCTGCTTACCAGCAATTAAAACTCTATTTGATGCTGGCTCAACCAGAGAAAATGGATGCTTCCTGGTTTGCTAAAACCCTGCTGATTAACTGGCCGCAGCGCAAAGACTTAACTGATGACATATGGCAAGACATTGCTCCTCCCTTGTTAGATTTCTATGCCCGCAACCTCCCCTATCATCCACAATGGCGTTTGGCTACCGATGAAGAATGGGTCAATCAGGTACAAACTCTGCTGGTCCGTCAAATGGGATTGCTTAACAGTGAAAATTCGCTGTATCAAAAGATGCTGGCAAAGGTAGCGCAGCAGTATGTTGATATGAACCTGGCTGATATGACCGGCGATACAGACGCCGCGCGTATTTTCACTACCGCCTCTTCAATGACTGCCGTTCCGGGGGAGTTCACCCGTAAAGCGTGGAACGAGGCGGTTAAACCGGCGATTGAAAAAATGAGCAGCGATCGCCGCGAGGAGATGGATTGGGTGCTCGGCGAGAATAAAAACACCTTTCTCGAACAGGACTCGCCAGAGGCGTTGCAATCGCGGCTCAGAGACCGCTATTTCGCCGATTTTTCTGCAAGCTGGTTAAAATTCCTCAACGGCCTACATTGGCAACAGGCAAAAACCTTTTCTGATGCTATCGATCAGCTCACGCTAATAGCCGACGTCCGTCAGTCACCGCTGGTTGCATTAATGAATACGCTACGTATGCAGGGTAAAACGGGGCAATCCAGCGCCGCTATCTCAGATTCGCTGGTCAAATCGGCAAAAAACCTGTTAAACCGCGATGAACAACCGGCCATCGACCAGCAGTCTGGCGAGCGCGGACCACTGGATGCCACTTTTGGTCCGCTTATCTCACTGATGGATGGCAAGACCGGCACGCAGGGCAATATCCCACTGAATCTGAAGACCTTTTTGACCCGCGTCACCCAGGTACGCCTTAAACTCCAGCAAGTGGTCAATGCTGCCGATCCTCAGGCCATGACTCAGACACTTGCCCAAACCGTGTTTCAAGGTAAAGCAATTGATCTTACCGAAACCCGCGATTATGGGAGCCTGTTGGCTGCTAGCCTCGGCCGGGAATGGAACGGATTCGGACAAACTATGTTTGTTCAGCCGATGGAGCAGGCTTGGCAACAGGTTTTAACTCCTGCGGCAGAGAGCCTCAATGCCCAGTGGCGGGCAGTCATCGTTGATGACTGGAACAACAAATTCGGTGGACGTTATCCGTTTAAAAATACTGCGAGTGAGGTCTCGCTTCCACTGCTGGGGAGTTATCTCAACGGAGAGAGCGGACGTATCACGCGTTTTCTGCAAACCCGATTAAACGGCGTACTGCATAAAGAAGGCAGTCACTGGGTACAGGACAGAATCAATGCACAAGGGCTTACTTTCAA contains the following coding sequences:
- a CDS encoding Hcp family type VI secretion system effector → MAIPIYLWLKDDGGTNIKGAVEVKDREGSIEVVAQDHSLYIPTDNNTGKLTGTRIHTPFLFTKEIDCSSPYLYKAVTTGQTLKSAEFKWYRIDSSGEEVVYYTTKLENVKLVKVSPKMHDTKDPAFEKHNHLELIELRYEKITWTYKDGNIIHSDSWNERATA
- the tssH gene encoding type VI secretion system ATPase TssH; protein product: MENQSADLLRRLNPYCAKALEAAATLCHNRAHAEITIEHWLLKLLELGEGDITVLARRYEWNMDNLWQNLLTHLDQLAHSINSPPILSESLNALMQSAWLTASLQDNAKHIRSIHLLKALVSQPQLLRSEGTWPLFSLSSAQITRLLPLLNQQSDERPELQQPADLIVPFASQHELSPHTSINRLNLNESQQAILNKFTVDITAKAKAGQIDPIFGRDTEIRQMIDILSRRRKNNPILVGEPGVGKTALVEGLALRIIEGNVPESLKSISLRTLDLGLLQAGAGVKGEFEQRLKNVIEAVQQSPAPILLFIDEAHTIIGAGNLAGGADAANLLKPALARGELRTIAATTWSEYKQYFERDAALERRFQMVKVDEPDDAKASMMLRGLKSRYAQHHGVHILDNAIIAAVNLSRRFLTGRQLPDKAIDLLDTAGARVRMSIDAQPEALTQINSGLAALEMERQAIEQDKRLMPDRGCSRLKEIDQRHMELTTEQQTAEQQYKEEKRLISLIIEARKQPADPGILKKLQQQLSDTQGNNPLLSLDVDARTVATVIADWTGIPLGSLLKDEQSDLLLLESHLAEIVIGQDAALTAMAQRLRAAKTGLTSEKGPLGVFLLVGPSGVGKTKTAAALAETLFGGQKSLITINMSEYQEAHTVSQLKGSPPGYVGYGQGGILTEAVRKRPYSVVLLDEVEKAHSDVINLFFQVFDRGIMRDGEGREIDFRNTVILMTANLGSDRLMQRLDDQPESTHSNLHELIHPILRNHFQPALLARFQTLIYRPLNADALRNIAEIKLRQITKRLNKHYGLQCIIQDRLYDTLVAACLLPDAGARNINNLLNQQILPVLSQQLLSRKPTQWKSSLLTLGWCEEQGITLEFENQSENM
- a CDS encoding type VI secretion system Vgr family protein, giving the protein MNSLSELTGITLNRYTLNIPSCPHELDVEDFNGLEQLSALYHYTIRFTTFHTDLNPESLLNKPATLTMGVGGLLNPLTGKIVHGVITSFQRIMGTRDQVKYEIIIEPFLALLNKQFRTHRFFVNKSVPDIIELVLKEHGLKSWEYAFTLKQNYPKREQINQYQESDFAFIERLLSEVGIFYFFTLQPDTQTEVVHFADKQSAYQFGKSLPLSNPSGMNDSGVDSIWGLNVRHGVVQASVIAKDYNHRKAHKLLQSTNADITGGERAGITYGEAYHYKPRHLEVGEKTQPAAETANFFALLDHERFLCAQTLITAISTDSNLQPAQVLTVTDRLIPSSLPDLLSLPMVLIRTGFSASRKDALKVTIAAVPYSETLCWRPQLKPRPIVSGTMAARVTSAKNNDIYAWQDALGMYRVKFDADCDNKPQGQESMPLRLAKPYGGDLYGLHFPLIQGTEVAIAFHDGDPDRPYIAHVLHDSRHTDHVTETNNTRNIIRTPAFNKLRMEDKRGEEHIKLSTVYGGKTQLNLGHIVDKERKLRGEGAELRSDDWVSIRGGKGLLLTADVQPNAGKKMLEMDSAIEQLEQALTLARNLQVAVKTAKASLADMDSQKSLNEALKYMKMPGLLAHAPAGVGIVSLSAVRLASGGESVAVMSGKNTDISAVKSFTVAAGDAVSLFARNAGMQLFAGNGKVDIRAQGDALNTSAKKDVTISSSEGKITINANQELVLLCGGSYIKFSGGNIELGCSGNIFLKATNVIKTGPSTMETLPITFPSGYEDEAQ
- a CDS encoding type VI secretion protein is translated as MGWQKAETITPKLPTAPLFLLWLLAGVMAVFSGVLLFILHASELIELLTRVDIWWLSITPPAAWLLLFSFRCWLWGKKVDEYKFFQQEAKFGHQQWQAWSERHLVILGSSISLPDSITAETICNGSANDIPWQMGCCRRLADLPLSDAATINLCISGIKNELNNLPVHLPLAVTLVTDLDSSAMTQALVMLWPTLFHQHKVPDEIIATSALSMNWVEERLKQPVKNVHLILIIQLNGEASYSDGLAALLLTSDDVVNKYRLPAQVRLLRPMPLNMLLFQQEISLFIKTQTAARHTSRILGDARKWEDFSADLSALSSIHGTLWQVTENELLEKWCGIAGPSSPWLLTALAAELANLRDESLLMLCSSGQEHFVSTVTLGSENEHIG
- a CDS encoding ImcF-related family protein translates to MSTSGNWLGRTGRLALILAGIAVIWALINHYGPSIGITTATEKILTMTCACLLLAITRYFLSISLNVKEIYYRRKARQDHNLPQEESRLAQTAQHHETLTRLFLAQRDNYGRFWPRKVQILLLTGSTADVELLVPGLTSQLWQEGNRTILLWGGEPSTSLDSDWFNALRALRRRPLDGIVWVTSALTHYAKTEGGEPYQPILPDTMDAIAQGFSNLYQRLGWRLPLYVWSLQSIKDNDADRVTQSVGCLLPAGCNPQELGVRLAELVPTLIERGIQQVSDRTQHLFLLKLADLLAHRSGFIAEPLSALINPYRPSPLAGVIFSPASFNTKRSVKHHWQKDKRWDVLIDSLCSLPTGLAAKKRGFVWGKMLRIIIAAAMLLWAVGMVLSFTVNRHAVINSSAQVKLAANTIHSVSERLHAQLDVQKILDSLQYRQLKGSPWYSRFGLSQNDTLLTALWPHYEASGLPLIRDAVALHLEENLNFLARLPVAASPRDQPLQAAYQQLKLYLMLAQPEKMDASWFAKTLLINWPQRKDLTDDIWQDIAPPLLDFYARNLPYHPQWRLATDEEWVNQVQTLLVRQMGLLNSENSLYQKMLAKVAQQYVDMNLADMTGDTDAARIFTTASSMTAVPGEFTRKAWNEAVKPAIEKMSSDRREEMDWVLGENKNTFLEQDSPEALQSRLRDRYFADFSASWLKFLNGLHWQQAKTFSDAIDQLTLIADVRQSPLVALMNTLRMQGKTGQSSAAISDSLVKSAKNLLNRDEQPAIDQQSGERGPLDATFGPLISLMDGKTGTQGNIPLNLKTFLTRVTQVRLKLQQVVNAADPQAMTQTLAQTVFQGKAIDLTETRDYGSLLAASLGREWNGFGQTMFVQPMEQAWQQVLTPAAESLNAQWRAVIVDDWNNKFGGRYPFKNTASEVSLPLLGSYLNGESGRITRFLQTRLNGVLHKEGSHWVQDRINAQGLTFNLAFLKAIDTLSYLSEIVFINGEAKIHFELRPATAKDIMQTDLIVDNQKLSYYNQLPNWKRFSWPGDTQAPGASLSWISTQAGTRQYADLQGAWGLIRLLDKAEVTPYQGVNSSFHLRWKTHDGWPLNYTLRTETGEGPLALLQLRNFVLPSKIFSIGATEEGS